The nucleotide window GACAGACTCTACCATCAACCTAACTGACAGCAATGGCCGGAGCTTGCTTTCGTTGGTGGTAAACTATGGGGATGCGGCCATGCTGCAGTGGCTACTCCCTAAAGGCCCTGCTTTGGACCAGCAAGATTGCAACGGCTTGACGGCATTGCATTTCGCGGCCCAAGCCTACGCCGTGGAAATGGCGTCGTTGCTGCTCATAGCAGGCGCTACAGTTGACGTAACGGATGCCTATGGCAATAGCCCGTTGTGGCGGGCCACCTTTGAATCGCGGGGGCAGGGCGGGATGCTCAAGCTTCTTCTCGCGCACGGAGCTAATCCCGACCAAGCCAACGACAGCGGCGTGGCCCCGCGGCAATTAGCTGAAACCATTGCCAATTTCGACGTCAAGCAGTTCTTCGCGGCGTAGTCTACACCTGCACTGGCGTACAGGAAAACGGTCCGATTAGTCAAAAGGAGGATTTACTTAGCAGAAGACGCTTCAGGACGTCGCACCGCTGAGAAACCCGTAAATCCAGACCATCAGGGTTGTCACCAATGAAAGCAAGCCTAGTATGCCGAACCCTTTGGCCCATTCCTCTCTCTTTAAGCATAAGGTGATG belongs to Hymenobacter cellulosilyticus and includes:
- a CDS encoding ankyrin repeat domain-containing protein, with translation MSNPRTSASHRLSPDVISAVHRQDYPTLEQLVTDSTINLTDSNGRSLLSLVVNYGDAAMLQWLLPKGPALDQQDCNGLTALHFAAQAYAVEMASLLLIAGATVDVTDAYGNSPLWRATFESRGQGGMLKLLLAHGANPDQANDSGVAPRQLAETIANFDVKQFFAA